In a single window of the Streptomyces sp. NBC_00094 genome:
- the rplL gene encoding 50S ribosomal protein L7/L12 produces the protein MAKLSQDDLLAQFEEMTLIELSEFVKAFEDKFDVTAAAAVAVAGPGAPVAAEAAEEQDEFDVILEGAGDKKIQVIKVVRELTSLGLKEAKDLVDGTPKPVLEKVAKEAAEKAAESLKAAGASVTVK, from the coding sequence ATGGCGAAGCTCTCTCAGGACGACCTCCTCGCCCAGTTCGAGGAGATGACCCTCATCGAGCTCTCCGAGTTCGTGAAGGCGTTCGAGGACAAGTTCGACGTCACCGCCGCCGCGGCCGTCGCCGTTGCCGGCCCGGGCGCCCCGGTTGCCGCTGAGGCCGCCGAGGAGCAGGACGAGTTCGACGTCATCCTCGAGGGTGCCGGCGACAAGAAGATCCAGGTCATCAAGGTCGTGCGTGAGCTCACCTCCCTGGGCCTCAAGGAGGCCAAGGACCTCGTCGACGGCACCCCGAAGCCGGTCCTCGAGAAGGTCGCGAAGGAGGCCGCCGAGAAGGCTGCCGAGTCCCTCAAGGCCGCCGGCGCCTCCGTCACGGTCAAGTAA
- the nusG gene encoding transcription termination/antitermination protein NusG — protein MSDANLNDAFESESVEDELDIVEAADEDQADAADDAADEAAEEAALHVEDEDEDELEGDEAEESDEDAEVEAEEEASDESDEESVEDAEDETEEEAEPAAPVDPVAALREELRTLPGEWYVIHTYAGYEKRVKANLEQRAVSLNVEDFIYQAEVPEEEIVQIKGGERKNVKQNKLPGYVLVRMDLTNESWGVVRNTPGVTGFVGNAYDPYPLTLDEIVKMLAPEAEEKAAREAAEAEGKPAPARKLEVQVLDFEVGDSVTVTDGPFATLQATINEINPDSKKVKGLVEIFGRETPVELSFDQIQKN, from the coding sequence GTGTCTGACGCGAACCTGAACGACGCCTTCGAGTCCGAGTCCGTCGAGGACGAGCTGGACATCGTCGAGGCCGCCGACGAGGACCAGGCAGACGCTGCTGACGACGCCGCTGACGAGGCCGCCGAAGAAGCCGCTCTCCACGTCGAGGACGAGGACGAGGACGAGCTGGAAGGCGACGAGGCCGAGGAGTCCGACGAGGACGCCGAGGTCGAGGCCGAGGAAGAGGCGTCGGACGAGTCCGACGAGGAGTCCGTCGAGGACGCCGAGGACGAGACCGAGGAGGAGGCCGAGCCGGCCGCCCCGGTCGACCCGGTCGCCGCGCTCCGTGAGGAGCTCCGCACCCTTCCCGGCGAGTGGTACGTCATCCACACCTACGCCGGCTACGAGAAGCGCGTGAAGGCCAACCTCGAGCAGCGTGCCGTCTCGCTCAACGTCGAGGACTTCATCTACCAGGCCGAGGTCCCCGAGGAAGAGATCGTCCAGATCAAGGGCGGCGAGCGGAAGAACGTCAAGCAGAACAAGCTCCCCGGCTACGTTCTCGTCCGCATGGACCTGACGAACGAGTCCTGGGGCGTCGTCCGCAACACCCCCGGCGTCACCGGCTTCGTGGGCAACGCCTACGACCCGTACCCGCTGACCCTGGACGAGATCGTCAAGATGCTCGCCCCGGAGGCCGAGGAGAAGGCCGCCCGCGAGGCCGCCGAGGCCGAGGGCAAGCCGGCTCCGGCCCGCAAGCTGGAGGTCCAGGTCCTGGACTTCGAGGTCGGCGACTCGGTGACGGTCACGGACGGTCCCTTCGCGACCCTCCAGGCCACGATCAACGAGATCAACCCGGACTCGAAGAAGGTCAAGGGCCTCGTCGAGATCTTCGGTCGCGAGACCCCGGTCGAGCTGAGCTTCGACCAGATCCAGAAGAACTGA
- the secE gene encoding preprotein translocase subunit SecE, with amino-acid sequence MTDAVGSIDMPDADDEAADAKKKARKGGKRGKKGPLGRLALFYRQIVAELRKVVWPTRSQLTSYTTVVIIFVVIMIGLVTVIDYGFQEAVKYVFG; translated from the coding sequence GTGACGGACGCCGTAGGCTCCATCGACATGCCTGATGCCGACGACGAAGCCGCGGACGCGAAGAAGAAGGCCCGCAAGGGCGGCAAGCGCGGAAAGAAGGGCCCTCTGGGCCGTCTCGCGCTCTTCTACCGCCAGATCGTCGCAGAGCTCCGCAAGGTCGTCTGGCCCACGCGCAGCCAGCTGACGTCGTACACCACTGTGGTGATTATCTTCGTCGTCATCATGATCGGCCTTGTCACCGTGATTGACTATGGCTTCCAGGAAGCAGTCAAGTACGTCTTCGGCTGA
- the rplJ gene encoding 50S ribosomal protein L10: MARPDKAAAVAELKDKFQSSSAVVLTEYRGLTVAQLKTLRRSLGENAQYAVVKNTLTKIAANEAGITSLDDQFTGPTGAAFITGDPVESAKGLRDFAKENPNLIIKGGVLDGKALTADEIKKLADLESREVLLSKLAGAFKGKQSQAASLFQALPSKFVRTAEALRVKLAEQGGAE; the protein is encoded by the coding sequence ATGGCAAGGCCCGACAAGGCTGCCGCGGTAGCCGAGCTCAAGGACAAGTTCCAGAGCTCGAGCGCCGTTGTGCTGACCGAGTACCGGGGTCTCACCGTCGCGCAGCTCAAGACGCTGCGTCGTTCGCTCGGTGAGAACGCCCAGTACGCCGTGGTGAAGAACACGCTGACCAAGATTGCGGCCAACGAGGCCGGGATCACCTCGCTCGACGACCAGTTCACCGGTCCGACGGGCGCTGCCTTCATCACCGGTGACCCGGTGGAGTCGGCGAAGGGTCTTCGTGACTTCGCCAAGGAGAACCCGAACCTCATCATCAAGGGCGGTGTCCTTGACGGTAAGGCGCTGACCGCCGATGAGATCAAGAAGCTTGCGGACCTCGAGTCCCGCGAGGTTCTGCTCAGCAAGCTGGCCGGCGCGTTCAAGGGCAAGCAGTCTCAGGCTGCCTCGCTCTTCCAGGCGCTGCCGTCGAAGTTCGTCCGCACCGCGGAGGCGCTTCGCGTCAAGCTCGCCGAGCAGGGCGGTGCCGAGTAA
- the rplA gene encoding 50S ribosomal protein L1, translating to MKRSKALRSADAKIDRERNYAPLEAVRLAKDTAATKFDGTVEVAFRLGVDPRKADQMVRGTVNLPHGTGKTARVLVFATGDRAEAAIAAGADIVGSDELIDEISKGNRLNEFDAVVATPDLMGKVGRLGRVLGPRGLMPNPKVGTVTPDVAKAVNEIKGGKIEFRVDKHSNLHFIIGKVSFDETKLVENYAAALDEILRLKPSAAKGRYIKKATLTTTMGPGIPLDSNRTRNLLVEEDPAAV from the coding sequence GTGAAGCGCAGCAAGGCTCTCCGCAGCGCGGACGCCAAGATCGACCGGGAGCGGAACTACGCCCCCCTCGAGGCCGTCCGTCTTGCCAAGGACACCGCCGCCACCAAGTTCGACGGCACCGTCGAGGTCGCCTTCCGCCTGGGCGTCGACCCGCGCAAGGCCGACCAGATGGTCCGTGGCACCGTGAACCTCCCGCACGGCACCGGTAAGACCGCCCGGGTCCTGGTCTTCGCGACCGGTGACCGTGCCGAGGCCGCGATCGCCGCTGGCGCCGACATCGTCGGTTCCGACGAGCTCATCGACGAGATCTCCAAGGGCAACCGCCTGAACGAGTTCGACGCCGTTGTGGCCACCCCGGACCTCATGGGCAAGGTCGGCCGCCTCGGCCGCGTCCTCGGCCCGCGTGGTCTGATGCCGAACCCCAAGGTCGGCACCGTCACCCCCGATGTCGCCAAGGCTGTCAACGAGATCAAGGGCGGCAAGATCGAGTTCCGCGTCGACAAGCACTCGAACCTGCACTTCATCATCGGCAAGGTCTCCTTCGACGAGACGAAGCTGGTCGAGAACTACGCCGCGGCCCTGGACGAGATCCTTCGTCTGAAGCCGTCCGCCGCCAAGGGCCGCTACATCAAGAAGGCGACCCTGACGACGACCATGGGCCCCGGCATCCCGCTGGACTCCAACCGCACCCGGAACCTCCTCGTCGAGGAGGACCCGGCCGCGGTCTGA
- the rplK gene encoding 50S ribosomal protein L11, which translates to MPPKKKKVTGLIKLQINAGAANPAPPVGPALGQHGVNIMEFCKAYNAATESQRGMVVPVEITVYEDRTFTFITKTPPAAKLILKAAGVDKGSGEPHKTKVAKLTAAQVREIATVKLPDLNANDLDAASKIIAGTARSMGITVEG; encoded by the coding sequence ATGCCTCCCAAGAAGAAGAAGGTCACGGGGCTTATCAAGCTCCAGATCAACGCCGGTGCGGCGAACCCGGCCCCGCCGGTCGGCCCCGCGCTCGGTCAGCACGGCGTCAACATCATGGAGTTCTGCAAGGCCTACAACGCCGCGACCGAGTCGCAGCGTGGCATGGTCGTGCCGGTGGAGATCACGGTCTACGAAGACCGCACCTTCACCTTCATCACCAAGACTCCGCCGGCCGCGAAGCTGATCCTCAAGGCTGCTGGTGTGGACAAGGGCTCCGGCGAGCCGCACAAGACCAAGGTCGCGAAGCTCACGGCCGCTCAGGTCCGCGAGATCGCCACGGTCAAGCTGCCCGACCTGAACGCCAACGACCTGGACGCCGCGTCGAAGATCATCGCCGGCACCGCCCGTTCCATGGGCATCACGGTCGAGGGCTGA